One Gemmatimonadales bacterium genomic window carries:
- the gcvT gene encoding glycine cleavage system aminomethyltransferase GcvT, whose protein sequence is MHHTALDSRHRALNARMIPFAGWEMPVQYAGLVEEHNAVRKAAGLFDLSHMGELYLTGSGAGAALDFALVTAPGKLAVGRAHYSMICAADGGVIDDLIVYRLGDARYLVVANASNADAVAAALRERITGFDARLDDASMRTSLVAIQGPRAAGILQPFTEFDLATLKYYAGIEITACGVPALLARTGYTGEDGFELFVGWDDGVTVWDSLLDAGRSAGLIPVGLGARDTLRLEAGMPLYGQELGRDTTPFEANLGRVVKFDKSGDFVGRSALERVKDTPRKTLVGMRITGRGIARTGYPVYLPAAPEPCGTITSGTASPTLGVAIAMGYVPVGQGHPGNTLEVGIRNQRATAEIVPLPFYRRST, encoded by the coding sequence ATGCACCACACCGCACTCGACTCCCGACACCGCGCTCTCAACGCCCGCATGATCCCGTTCGCCGGATGGGAGATGCCGGTGCAGTATGCCGGCCTGGTCGAGGAGCATAACGCCGTTCGCAAGGCGGCGGGGCTCTTCGACCTCTCCCACATGGGCGAGCTGTACCTCACCGGCAGCGGTGCAGGGGCGGCGCTCGACTTCGCCCTCGTCACCGCGCCGGGAAAACTGGCGGTGGGCCGGGCGCACTACTCGATGATCTGCGCTGCCGACGGGGGTGTCATCGACGATCTCATCGTCTATCGCCTGGGTGACGCGCGGTACCTGGTGGTCGCCAACGCCTCCAACGCCGATGCCGTTGCCGCGGCGCTCCGTGAGCGGATCACCGGATTCGACGCGCGGCTCGACGATGCGTCGATGCGGACCTCGCTGGTGGCGATCCAGGGGCCGCGCGCCGCCGGAATCCTGCAACCATTTACCGAATTCGATCTCGCCACGCTCAAGTATTACGCGGGCATCGAGATCACGGCGTGTGGCGTCCCCGCGCTCCTCGCCCGGACCGGTTACACCGGCGAAGACGGTTTCGAGCTCTTTGTCGGTTGGGACGACGGCGTCACCGTCTGGGACTCGCTGCTCGACGCCGGGAGATCTGCCGGACTGATTCCCGTCGGACTTGGTGCGCGCGACACCCTGCGCCTCGAAGCCGGGATGCCGTTGTATGGCCAGGAGCTCGGTCGCGACACCACGCCGTTCGAGGCCAACCTCGGCCGCGTCGTGAAGTTCGACAAGAGCGGCGATTTCGTGGGCCGGAGCGCGCTGGAACGCGTCAAGGACACGCCGCGCAAGACGCTCGTCGGGATGCGGATCACCGGTCGAGGGATCGCCCGGACCGGCTATCCCGTCTATCTTCCCGCCGCGCCGGAACCGTGCGGGACGATCACCAGTGGAACGGCATCTCCCACGCTCGGCGTCGCCATCGCGATGGGGTATGTCCCGGTCGGTCAGGGCCACCCAGGCAACACCCTCGAGGTGGGAATCCGGAACCAGCGCGCCACGGCCGAGATCGTGCCGCTGCCGTTCTATCGACGTTCGACCTGA
- the gcvH gene encoding glycine cleavage system protein GcvH, producing MDIPEKLKYSVEHEWLAVDGKNGTVGITAFAVEQIGDIVFVELPAVGTTIEATKAFGVIESVKAVSELFAPASGKVIAINDTLADAPETVASDCYGAGWLIKIELSNPNDVNALKDAENYRAMIASL from the coding sequence GTGGACATCCCCGAGAAGCTCAAATATTCGGTCGAGCACGAATGGCTCGCCGTCGACGGCAAGAACGGCACGGTCGGGATCACCGCCTTCGCGGTCGAGCAGATCGGGGACATCGTCTTCGTCGAACTTCCCGCCGTCGGCACGACGATCGAAGCGACCAAGGCGTTCGGCGTGATCGAGTCGGTCAAGGCCGTGAGCGAACTCTTCGCGCCGGCATCGGGGAAGGTGATCGCCATCAACGACACGCTGGCGGACGCACCGGAAACCGTCGCAAGCGACTGCTACGGCGCAGGCTGGCTGATCAAGATCGAACTGAGCAATCCCAACGACGTCAACGCGCTCAAGGATGCAGAGAATTATCGCGCCATGATCGCGAGCCTCTAG
- the gcvP gene encoding aminomethyl-transferring glycine dehydrogenase, which yields MTPSNAFAARHIGPRADDIESMLGVLGYPSLDTFIDAIIPESIRLRRALALPPGKSEADVLAMTRALADENQVFRSYLGQGYSNTLVPTVIQRNILENPGWYTAYTPYQAEIAQGRLEALLNFQTMVSDLTALPIANASLLDEGTAAAEAMAMTLAVVKHGETPVYLVDANCHPQTIAVVRTRAEARGVMIEVGDPATFDFAGGDAPAAIGCLLQYPATDGGIHDWRAVCERAHAAGALVTVATDLLALAVLTPPGEWGADVAVGNSQRFGVPLGYGGPHAAFFATREEFKRHIPGRIIGLSRDATGKPALRMALQTREQHIRRDKATSNVCTAQVLLAVMASMYAVYHGPDGIRAIAEQVHGRVRQLVDALGTLGIRTDHDHVFDTVVVTLEAAVRERVIAAGVERRINLRRLDLNRVAVSFDETVTERDVADVVACFAGDREVTLPEPATASAAAMFGAFARTSAYLTHPVFHRHRSETEMLRYMRGLEAKDLSLTAAMIPLGSCTMKLNATTEMIPVSWPEFGAMHPFVPVTQAAGYAELFRRLEADLCEITGFAAVSLQPNAGSQGEYAGLLAIRAYHHARGEQHRTVCLIPISAHGTNPASAVMAGMRVVVVASDARGNIDVEDLRAKAEANADNLAALMVTYPSTHGVFEGSIAEICRIVHANGGQVYMDGANMNAQVGLCRPGDIGADVCHLNLHKTFCIPHGGGGPGMGPIGVAAHLAPFLPDHPAVDLGHGQSAGTVSSGPWGSPSILPISWIYIQLMGAEGLTEATRVAILSANYIARRLAGAYDLLYSGSHGLIAHECILDTRPFKESAGVDVEDIAKRLIDFGFHPPTVSFPVPGTLMVEPTESEPKEELDRFIDALLAIREEIRAVERGDVPRDNNVLKHAPHTIEQVAADQWDHPYSRESAAFPAPGLRDRKVWPTVSRIDNAFGDRNLVCTCPPLEDYV from the coding sequence GTGACACCCTCCAACGCATTCGCGGCGCGCCACATCGGGCCCCGCGCCGACGACATCGAGTCCATGCTCGGTGTGCTCGGGTATCCGTCCCTCGACACGTTCATTGACGCGATCATTCCGGAGTCGATCCGCCTCCGCCGGGCACTTGCCCTTCCGCCCGGGAAGAGCGAAGCCGACGTGCTTGCCATGACGCGCGCACTCGCGGACGAGAACCAGGTCTTCCGGTCGTATCTCGGTCAGGGATACAGCAATACCCTCGTGCCGACGGTGATCCAGCGGAACATCCTCGAGAATCCCGGGTGGTACACCGCGTACACGCCGTATCAGGCCGAGATCGCGCAGGGGCGGCTGGAAGCGCTGTTGAATTTCCAGACGATGGTGAGCGACCTCACCGCGCTGCCGATCGCCAACGCGTCGCTGCTCGACGAGGGGACCGCCGCGGCGGAGGCGATGGCGATGACCCTCGCCGTGGTGAAGCATGGCGAGACGCCGGTCTATCTCGTCGACGCGAACTGCCATCCGCAGACGATTGCCGTGGTGCGCACCCGGGCCGAGGCGCGCGGCGTGATGATCGAAGTCGGCGACCCCGCGACGTTCGACTTCGCTGGTGGTGATGCGCCAGCTGCGATCGGATGCCTGCTGCAGTACCCCGCGACCGACGGCGGAATTCACGACTGGCGTGCCGTGTGCGAACGCGCCCACGCGGCGGGCGCGCTGGTGACGGTGGCAACCGACCTCCTCGCACTCGCCGTGCTCACGCCGCCGGGAGAATGGGGCGCGGATGTTGCGGTCGGGAATTCGCAGCGCTTCGGCGTCCCGCTCGGATACGGCGGTCCGCACGCCGCGTTCTTCGCGACGCGCGAGGAGTTCAAACGACACATTCCGGGACGGATCATCGGCCTCTCGCGTGACGCCACCGGCAAGCCGGCATTGCGGATGGCGCTGCAGACGCGCGAACAGCACATCCGTCGCGACAAGGCGACGAGCAATGTCTGCACGGCACAGGTGCTGCTCGCGGTCATGGCGTCGATGTACGCCGTGTATCACGGTCCCGACGGGATCCGCGCGATCGCCGAGCAGGTTCACGGGCGGGTCCGGCAACTCGTCGACGCACTGGGAACCCTCGGGATTCGCACCGACCACGATCACGTCTTCGACACGGTCGTGGTGACGCTCGAAGCGGCGGTGCGCGAGCGCGTCATCGCCGCGGGGGTCGAACGCCGGATCAATCTCCGCCGCCTCGACCTCAATCGGGTCGCTGTCTCATTCGATGAGACAGTGACCGAGCGCGATGTCGCCGACGTCGTGGCGTGCTTCGCCGGTGATCGCGAAGTGACGCTGCCGGAACCGGCGACGGCATCCGCTGCGGCGATGTTCGGGGCATTCGCGCGCACGTCGGCGTACCTGACCCACCCGGTCTTCCACCGCCATCGCTCGGAAACCGAGATGCTGCGCTACATGCGCGGCCTCGAGGCCAAGGATCTGTCGCTCACGGCGGCGATGATTCCCCTCGGCTCGTGCACCATGAAACTCAACGCCACGACCGAGATGATCCCGGTGAGCTGGCCGGAGTTCGGCGCGATGCATCCGTTCGTGCCGGTGACGCAGGCGGCGGGATACGCCGAGCTGTTCCGCCGCCTCGAAGCAGACCTCTGCGAGATCACCGGTTTTGCCGCGGTGTCGCTCCAGCCGAACGCCGGGTCGCAGGGCGAGTACGCCGGGCTCCTCGCGATCCGCGCCTACCATCATGCGCGCGGCGAACAGCATCGCACCGTCTGCCTGATCCCGATCAGCGCCCACGGGACCAATCCGGCGAGCGCGGTGATGGCCGGGATGCGCGTGGTGGTCGTCGCGTCCGATGCGCGCGGCAACATCGATGTCGAGGATCTCCGCGCCAAGGCGGAAGCGAACGCCGACAATCTCGCGGCGCTAATGGTGACCTATCCGTCGACCCACGGCGTATTTGAAGGATCGATCGCCGAGATCTGCCGGATCGTGCATGCGAACGGCGGACAGGTGTACATGGACGGCGCCAACATGAACGCGCAGGTCGGCCTCTGCCGCCCGGGCGACATCGGCGCCGACGTCTGCCATCTGAATCTGCACAAGACGTTCTGTATTCCTCACGGCGGCGGCGGCCCGGGGATGGGTCCGATCGGCGTGGCCGCGCACCTCGCGCCGTTCCTTCCCGACCATCCCGCCGTCGATCTCGGTCACGGACAGAGCGCGGGGACGGTGTCGTCGGGGCCGTGGGGATCGCCGAGCATCCTGCCGATCTCGTGGATCTACATCCAGTTGATGGGCGCCGAAGGGCTCACCGAGGCGACGAGGGTCGCGATTCTCTCGGCCAATTACATCGCGCGCCGGCTCGCCGGTGCGTACGACCTCCTCTACTCGGGGTCGCACGGGCTGATTGCGCACGAATGCATTCTCGACACCCGGCCGTTCAAGGAGAGTGCCGGCGTCGACGTCGAGGATATCGCCAAGCGGCTGATCGATTTCGGATTCCATCCGCCGACGGTGTCGTTCCCGGTGCCGGGGACGTTGATGGTCGAACCGACCGAGTCGGAGCCGAAGGAAGAGCTCGACCGGTTCATCGATGCGCTGCTGGCGATACGCGAAGAGATCCGCGCGGTCGAGCGCGGCGACGTCCCGCGCGACAACAACGTCCTCAAGCACGCGCCGCACACCATCGAGCAGGTGGCCGCCGACCAGTGGGATCATCCCTACTCGCGCGAGTCGGCGGCGTTCCCGGCTCCGGGCCTGCGGGACCGCAAGGTGTGGCCCACCGTCTCGCGGATCGACAACGCGTTCGGCGACCGCAACCTGGTGTGCACCTGCCCGCCACTCGAGGATTACGTCTAG
- a CDS encoding enterotoxin, with amino-acid sequence MTDQFLPRPLSRRAFVEQGAAAAAIALRPRGITAFQRAGDDFSIATEGIDAHWTVAGGSFRVVKLVDRIGNRALTPAPDPFVLRLHDGSTIAASAMRIAAGPRPLRLAADHHASRRAEQGGGRAIELDLVHEPTGLHVTWRAIARDRSGYLRQEATLTATAAPVPIAEIILVDAESSGVAIVGTVKGSPVVAGNLFLGFEHPLSTHEVTGNRATGSLPRELPLRPGTAFTVSSVIGTTATGQLRRDFLGYLERERAHPYRTFLHYNSWYDLGYFTKYDETGALDVIHRFGEELHRKRGVTLSSFLFDDGWDDATTLWHFNAGFPHGFANVRRAAQQYGAAPGVWLSPWGGYGDPRKQRIQYGKAQGYETNAGGFALSGPKYYQLFHDTCVDFIRTYGINQFKFDGTGNASRVVPGSAFDSDFDAMISLIGDLRRVEPDLYVNLTTGTYPSPFWLRHCDSIWRGGEDDDVAGVGPDRERWITYRDGDTYAGIVKKGPLYPLNSLMLHGMIYAKHNRRLTVDPDHRFRNEIRSYFGTGTQLQEMYITPSLLSTDNWDDLAEGANWSRRNAGSLVDTHWVGGDPVKLEPYGWASWSPSSATLVLRNPGDAAKSIDIDVGAAFELPEHARGKYRLSVPWRSARGTSPITVAAGSSHTFRLEPFEVLTFEANPA; translated from the coding sequence ATGACCGATCAATTCTTGCCGCGGCCGCTTTCCCGTCGCGCGTTCGTGGAACAGGGCGCGGCGGCGGCGGCGATCGCGCTGCGGCCTCGCGGCATCACCGCGTTTCAGCGCGCCGGCGACGATTTTTCGATCGCGACCGAAGGGATCGACGCACACTGGACCGTCGCCGGAGGTTCCTTTCGCGTCGTGAAGCTCGTCGACCGGATCGGCAACCGCGCCCTCACGCCGGCACCCGATCCATTTGTCCTCCGGCTCCACGACGGTTCGACGATCGCAGCCTCGGCGATGAGGATCGCGGCCGGCCCTCGACCGCTCCGGCTGGCGGCCGACCACCACGCCTCCCGCCGCGCGGAACAGGGCGGCGGTCGTGCCATCGAGCTCGACCTGGTGCACGAACCAACCGGTCTCCATGTGACCTGGCGGGCGATCGCCCGCGACCGGTCGGGGTACCTGCGCCAGGAGGCGACGCTCACGGCAACGGCGGCACCGGTGCCGATCGCCGAGATTATCCTGGTCGACGCGGAAAGCAGTGGCGTCGCCATCGTCGGCACGGTGAAAGGATCTCCGGTCGTCGCCGGTAACCTCTTTCTCGGGTTTGAGCATCCCCTTTCGACGCACGAGGTAACGGGAAACCGCGCCACCGGATCGCTCCCGCGCGAGCTTCCGCTTCGTCCGGGGACCGCTTTCACCGTGTCGTCGGTCATCGGTACCACCGCTACCGGCCAGCTGCGTCGCGATTTTCTCGGGTATCTCGAACGTGAGCGCGCCCATCCGTACCGTACCTTCCTGCACTACAACTCATGGTACGACCTCGGCTACTTCACCAAGTACGATGAAACCGGCGCGCTCGACGTGATCCATCGCTTCGGCGAGGAGCTGCATCGCAAGCGCGGCGTGACGCTGAGTTCGTTTCTCTTTGATGATGGCTGGGACGACGCGACGACCCTCTGGCATTTCAATGCCGGGTTCCCGCACGGGTTCGCGAACGTGCGGCGCGCGGCACAGCAATACGGCGCAGCCCCCGGCGTCTGGCTGTCGCCGTGGGGCGGATACGGCGACCCGCGCAAGCAGCGGATCCAGTATGGCAAGGCGCAGGGATACGAAACGAACGCCGGCGGCTTCGCGCTCTCCGGGCCGAAGTACTACCAGCTGTTCCACGACACCTGCGTCGACTTCATCCGCACCTACGGGATCAACCAGTTCAAGTTCGACGGCACCGGCAACGCATCGCGCGTCGTTCCGGGGAGCGCGTTCGACAGCGATTTCGACGCGATGATCTCGCTGATCGGCGATCTGCGCCGAGTCGAGCCCGATCTGTACGTGAATCTGACCACCGGGACGTATCCGTCACCGTTCTGGCTCCGGCATTGCGACTCGATCTGGCGCGGCGGCGAGGACGATGATGTCGCCGGGGTGGGACCAGACCGCGAGCGATGGATCACTTACCGCGACGGCGACACCTACGCCGGCATCGTGAAGAAGGGGCCGCTCTATCCATTGAATTCGCTGATGCTGCACGGGATGATCTACGCCAAGCACAACCGGCGGCTCACCGTCGATCCCGACCATCGGTTCCGCAACGAGATCCGGTCGTACTTCGGAACCGGCACGCAGCTCCAGGAGATGTACATCACGCCATCGCTGCTCTCCACCGACAACTGGGACGACCTCGCAGAGGGCGCCAACTGGTCGCGCCGCAACGCCGGCTCACTGGTCGATACCCATTGGGTCGGCGGTGATCCGGTGAAACTCGAGCCGTACGGCTGGGCGTCGTGGTCACCGTCGAGTGCCACGCTGGTGCTCCGCAATCCCGGCGACGCCGCGAAATCGATCGACATCGATGTCGGTGCAGCGTTCGAACTTCCGGAACATGCGCGCGGGAAGTATCGCTTGTCGGTGCCGTGGCGCAGCGCACGCGGGACGTCGCCGATCACGGTCGCCGCGGGGTCGTCGCACACCTTCCGCCTCGAGCCGTTCGAGGTGCTCACCTTCGAGGCAAACCCCGCCTAG
- a CDS encoding NosD domain-containing protein: MRRASDVRTSIRLVVARLIIPAILGAQGVAFSPGMTITHSVRIRPGRYDAPAGDSAAITVRGSDVTVDLTGVELVGDSDRAAPDRFTGTAIRVDGGRNIVITGVRARGYKVGIIARHVTRLSLLDNDLSYNWRPRLYSGIEKESLIDWLDYHNNEHDEWLRYGAGIYLDDITIGEIKGNSVTHGMDGLMVVRSTGIRIWNNTFSYNSGVGLGLYRASHNYIMHNRIDWNVRGYADGFYNRGQDSGGLLIYEQSSNNVVAYNSVTHSGDGLFLWAGQSTMDTGQGGCNDNLFYANDFSYAPTNGMEATFSRNAFVANRVDGNWHGLWGGYSYGSVVLGNHFDGNGEAIAIEHGQDNEITGNTFSGDTTGVHLWWNRIEPSDWGYPKHRDTHSRDYTISDNRFAGERVAMRVDNTQQVHAAGNFFRTVDTIVRASGDTTAWRFATAVRPRPQPAIPARYRVARLPGGTDAITPPAQRRGRSAIIIDEWGPYDWKSPRLWPLGRDDGPTVTLKVLGPPGRWRVVSREGIASLSADSGTMTQTIMVTPMPGREGDVDLELEYHGGPVMTAFGERIAAGKAIRFGWRRFAPAARWHLDFVPFDSTRTSRSDSAAISKAFAQAPIASLDTNRLDLTWYAPPSKAIRQSDVLTRATASIDLAPGRYLLRTIADDAVRVYIDDRLVLDDWTPGESHLKEVPFVATGTHRFRVEHLQLDGWYELRLDIDRMPQ; the protein is encoded by the coding sequence ATGCGACGCGCCTCGGACGTTCGAACGAGTATCCGCCTGGTTGTCGCGCGGCTGATCATCCCGGCGATCCTGGGCGCGCAGGGCGTTGCGTTCTCGCCGGGAATGACGATCACGCACTCGGTTCGCATCCGTCCCGGGCGATACGACGCGCCCGCTGGCGACTCCGCCGCGATTACCGTGCGCGGGTCCGACGTTACGGTCGACCTCACGGGCGTCGAACTCGTCGGCGACAGCGACCGGGCCGCGCCGGATCGCTTTACCGGCACGGCGATCCGGGTCGACGGCGGACGGAATATCGTGATCACGGGGGTGCGGGCGCGCGGCTACAAGGTGGGGATCATTGCGCGCCATGTGACCAGGCTGTCACTCCTCGACAACGACCTGTCGTACAACTGGAGGCCGCGGCTCTACAGCGGGATCGAAAAGGAGTCGCTGATCGACTGGCTCGACTATCACAACAACGAGCACGATGAGTGGCTGCGATACGGCGCGGGGATCTATCTCGACGACATCACGATCGGCGAGATCAAGGGAAACAGCGTCACGCATGGAATGGACGGCCTGATGGTCGTGCGGTCGACGGGGATCAGGATCTGGAACAACACCTTCTCATACAACTCCGGCGTCGGCTTGGGCCTCTACCGCGCGTCCCACAACTACATCATGCACAACCGCATCGACTGGAACGTGCGAGGCTATGCCGACGGCTTCTACAATCGCGGGCAGGATTCCGGCGGCCTGCTGATCTACGAACAGAGCAGCAACAATGTGGTCGCCTACAACTCGGTCACCCATTCGGGGGATGGGCTGTTCCTCTGGGCGGGACAATCAACGATGGACACCGGCCAGGGGGGTTGCAACGACAATCTCTTCTACGCCAATGACTTCTCGTACGCGCCAACCAACGGGATGGAAGCGACCTTCTCCCGCAATGCGTTCGTCGCCAATCGAGTCGACGGCAACTGGCACGGACTGTGGGGCGGATATTCGTACGGTTCAGTCGTGCTGGGAAACCACTTTGACGGCAACGGCGAAGCGATCGCGATCGAGCACGGTCAGGACAACGAGATCACCGGCAACACATTCTCCGGCGACACGACCGGCGTGCATCTCTGGTGGAACCGGATCGAGCCGTCGGACTGGGGCTATCCGAAGCATCGCGACACGCATTCCCGCGACTACACGATCAGCGACAACCGCTTTGCCGGCGAGCGGGTCGCGATGCGAGTCGACAACACCCAGCAAGTGCACGCCGCGGGAAATTTCTTCCGCACCGTCGACACTATTGTCCGCGCCAGCGGCGACACGACAGCGTGGCGCTTCGCGACGGCAGTCCGGCCGCGACCCCAGCCGGCAATTCCGGCTCGCTATCGTGTCGCCCGGCTCCCCGGGGGTACCGACGCCATCACGCCGCCGGCACAGCGGCGTGGACGATCGGCGATCATCATTGACGAATGGGGACCATACGACTGGAAGAGCCCGAGGCTCTGGCCGCTGGGCCGGGACGACGGACCGACTGTGACGCTCAAGGTGCTTGGGCCGCCAGGACGATGGCGCGTCGTTTCGCGCGAAGGGATCGCATCGTTGTCGGCCGACAGCGGAACGATGACGCAGACGATCATGGTGACGCCGATGCCGGGACGCGAAGGAGACGTCGATCTGGAGCTCGAGTATCACGGCGGGCCCGTGATGACGGCGTTCGGCGAGCGGATCGCCGCCGGGAAGGCGATACGCTTTGGATGGCGCCGTTTCGCTCCGGCGGCCCGTTGGCATCTCGACTTCGTGCCGTTCGATTCGACCCGGACGTCGCGCAGTGATTCGGCTGCAATCAGCAAAGCATTCGCCCAGGCTCCCATTGCGTCACTCGACACCAACCGCCTCGACCTGACCTGGTACGCGCCGCCGTCGAAGGCGATCCGGCAATCCGACGTGCTGACCCGCGCGACCGCGTCGATCGACCTCGCGCCAGGGCGCTACCTGCTTCGCACCATCGCGGACGACGCCGTTCGCGTCTACATCGACGACCGGCTCGTCCTCGATGATTGGACACCCGGCGAATCGCATCTCAAGGAGGTTCCGTTCGTGGCGACCGGCACGCATCGCTTCCGCGTCGAGCATCTTCAACTCGATGGCTGGTATGAACTCCGGCTCGACATCGATCGGATGCCGCAATGA
- the udk gene encoding uridine kinase → MTRPLVIGIVGGSGSGKTTVVRAIVEAAGVSASVLDQDGYYHDLSHLALDERRQVNFDHPDSIDAALLAEHLERLVRGEAIEKPVYDFAAHTRAPERVLVEANPIIVVDGILLFADRRLRDLFDIKIYVDVADDIRFIRRLERDVIDRGRSMADVVRQYLATVRPMHLEFVEPSKRHADIILPGGGHNRIAIEMIVARVHSELQRRTSHGA, encoded by the coding sequence ATGACGCGACCGCTCGTCATCGGCATCGTGGGCGGATCGGGCTCGGGAAAGACGACGGTGGTCCGCGCGATCGTCGAAGCGGCCGGCGTCAGCGCATCAGTGCTCGACCAGGACGGCTACTACCATGATCTGTCGCATCTTGCGCTCGACGAGCGGCGCCAGGTCAACTTCGACCATCCCGATTCGATCGATGCAGCACTGCTGGCAGAGCACCTGGAGCGGCTGGTGCGGGGTGAGGCGATCGAGAAGCCGGTCTACGACTTTGCTGCGCATACCCGCGCGCCGGAACGCGTGCTGGTCGAGGCGAATCCGATCATCGTGGTGGACGGGATTCTCCTCTTTGCCGACCGCCGGCTTCGCGATCTCTTCGACATCAAGATCTATGTCGACGTCGCCGATGATATCCGGTTCATCCGCCGGCTCGAACGTGACGTGATCGACCGCGGCCGATCGATGGCCGATGTGGTGCGCCAGTATCTCGCCACGGTGCGGCCGATGCATCTCGAATTCGTCGAACCGTCGAAGCGCCACGCAGACATCATTCTCCCCGGTGGAGGGCACAACCGGATCGCGATCGAGATGATCGTGGCGCGGGTCCATTCTGAACTGCAACGGCGCACGTCCCACGGTGCGTGA
- a CDS encoding glutamate--tRNA ligase family protein, which translates to MRDLQAAVAAASALKSQRTRWITRFAPSPTGELHLGHVVHAQWVWGIAAAVEAVVLIRSEDHDRSRSSAEFEGAILEDLAWLGFEGDVRSRTSLDRHPSPFRQSDHPERYAAALVRLQSVTDVYQCRCTRAAMPLTSAGERRYPGTCRGTPLDGRGDAVIRARIPDGEVEIDDLVLGPLGQHPQDDLGDVAIRDARGQWTYQFCVVVDDLHDDVNLIIRGEDLAASTGRQQLLARLLGAVTPPVMAHHPLVLALDGRKLSKRDRSKTVRAMRAGGMTRDDILNAASTALRRPSGTPTDSG; encoded by the coding sequence GTGCGTGACCTTCAAGCCGCAGTCGCAGCGGCATCCGCACTCAAGAGTCAGCGGACCCGATGGATTACGCGATTTGCGCCGTCACCCACAGGCGAACTCCATCTCGGCCATGTCGTGCACGCGCAGTGGGTATGGGGGATCGCCGCCGCGGTCGAGGCGGTCGTGCTGATCCGGAGCGAGGACCACGACCGCAGCCGGAGCAGTGCCGAGTTCGAGGGAGCGATTCTTGAGGACCTCGCATGGCTCGGATTTGAAGGCGACGTACGGTCACGAACCTCGCTCGATCGCCATCCATCGCCGTTCCGTCAGAGTGACCATCCCGAGCGCTACGCCGCCGCGCTCGTTCGGCTCCAGTCGGTCACCGACGTCTACCAGTGCCGCTGCACCCGCGCCGCGATGCCGCTGACTTCCGCCGGCGAGCGCCGCTACCCGGGGACGTGCCGTGGGACGCCGCTGGACGGTCGCGGCGACGCAGTCATCCGCGCCAGGATTCCGGACGGGGAGGTCGAGATCGACGATCTGGTGCTCGGCCCGCTGGGGCAGCACCCGCAGGATGATCTCGGTGATGTTGCGATCCGCGATGCGCGTGGCCAATGGACCTATCAATTCTGTGTCGTGGTCGACGATCTGCACGACGACGTCAATCTCATCATTCGCGGTGAGGATCTTGCCGCGTCAACGGGAAGACAACAGCTTCTCGCGCGGCTGCTCGGCGCGGTGACGCCACCGGTGATGGCGCATCACCCGCTCGTGCTGGCGCTGGATGGTCGAAAGTTGAGCAAGCGGGATCGAAGCAAGACGGTGCGGGCGATGCGCGCCGGGGGAATGACCCGCGACGACATCCTCAATGCGGCGTCGACGGCGCTCCGTAGACCATCCGGTACACCGACTGATTCCGGATGA